The Drosophila nasuta strain 15112-1781.00 chromosome 2R, ASM2355853v1, whole genome shotgun sequence genome segment AGTTCACAACAACTGAAACAACAGTGGACGCCACACAACACGTGCCTGGTGAGGACAGCCCTAAACAAGTCGTCCAGCGTCCGCCCGCCCAGAGTCCAAAGAAGCGTCTGCAACTAGACAATAAAAAAGTTGGAGCccataacaacagcaacaacaatcacaagcCGAAGCAgaacaaaaatgaaacattCATGTATGGCAACTACAAACAGTATTATGGAAAGCGCATTCTGGACAAGGACTTTCATGACATACGCCTGGATGTGTTTGCCACACAACCGCAACTGTTTCGCGACAAACAGCTGCTGGACATTGGTTGCAACTCGGGCCATTTGTCCATACAGATTGTCAAGCAGTTCGAGGCCAAAAGCCTTGTAGGCCTAGACATCGATCGCAGTCTGACGCACGATGCCCAAATGGCCATAGTGAACATTAAGCGTGCCAGCAACTTATCtgccgcagctgcagccgGCAATTTTCCGTACAATGTGAAGTTTGTGCACGGCAATTATGTGCTCGAGGATGATGTCCTGCTCGAGATCGAACGTCCGCAATATGATGTGATCTTGTGCCTATCGGTGACCAAGTGGATACATTTGAATTTCTGTGATGCAGGCCTGAAGCAGGCATTCCGGCGCATGTTTCTGCAGCTGAGGCCTGGCGGCAAGCTGGTATTGGAGCCGCAATCTTTTGACACCTACAAGCGTCGCAAGAAACTCACAGTAAGTAGAGGACATTAACCCAATAAGTAGCACAACTAATAAACCTTCTATTTACAGGACAAAATACGTGAGAACTACAATAGCATCCAGTTCAAACCGGAAGATTTCACAGCTTATTTGCTGGGAGCTGAAGTGGGATTCGCCAGCATGGAACTGATGGGACAGCCTGAGCATTGTAACGCTGGCTTTAAACGCCCCATACAGATCTTTagcaaaaactaaaatgaataaaagaaaGGAGACTTACTGAGAGCGTGGCTTTTTATTTGGTGTACAAGGCGACGACTTTTGCAGCATCTCCAATATTGTCGGCAACTTTTCCAGCAATTCATCCGCCGTCAGCTTAAAATCACTGTCTGCCCACAGCAGACGCAACTCAGCAATCACTTGGCCCACTTTCTTGCCCACCAGGCCGTGACTCTTGAGCGTATTCCCATTGATGGGGAAGTTGGGCGTCTCCCAAGCCTTTAGCTGATTGTAGAGCTCCAACTTGTTGGTATACTTCAGCAGCTGCTCAACGAAATCCCGTTTAGCATACGGTTGCAGACACAGCTTTTGATAGTCACGCAGACAAACGTACTCCACATCAACCTGGCAAAATTAATCGACTTCAGTTTACTATTAAATAAAGAGTTAT includes the following:
- the LOC132784999 gene encoding probable RNA methyltransferase CG1239, which translates into the protein MDVENNNNTIVPAIKQTQFAEKRKVISEENEDNQIKRLKHNAIEFTTTETTVDATQHVPGEDSPKQVVQRPPAQSPKKRLQLDNKKVGAHNNSNNNHKPKQNKNETFMYGNYKQYYGKRILDKDFHDIRLDVFATQPQLFRDKQLLDIGCNSGHLSIQIVKQFEAKSLVGLDIDRSLTHDAQMAIVNIKRASNLSAAAAAGNFPYNVKFVHGNYVLEDDVLLEIERPQYDVILCLSVTKWIHLNFCDAGLKQAFRRMFLQLRPGGKLVLEPQSFDTYKRRKKLTDKIRENYNSIQFKPEDFTAYLLGAEVGFASMELMGQPEHCNAGFKRPIQIFSKN